A genomic region of Azoarcus sp. KH32C contains the following coding sequences:
- the nusB gene encoding transcription antitermination factor NusB: MSGKAARRRAREFALQGIYQWLLSGNSLPVIEDHVSQVAGFDKADREFFVSLLRGTLNNVEALQEEFIPFIHRGIDEMSPVERAILLLATHEFKTGLDTPYRVIINEAIELAKSYGATDGHRFVNGVLDKLAAKLRAPEVAAAREGGKS, translated from the coding sequence ATGAGCGGAAAGGCTGCACGGCGCCGCGCGCGCGAATTTGCCCTGCAAGGCATCTACCAGTGGCTGCTGTCGGGCAACTCGCTGCCCGTCATCGAGGATCACGTCTCGCAGGTCGCCGGCTTCGACAAGGCCGACCGCGAATTCTTCGTCTCGCTGCTGCGCGGCACGCTCAACAACGTCGAAGCGCTGCAGGAAGAATTCATCCCCTTCATCCACCGCGGAATCGACGAGATGTCGCCGGTCGAACGCGCGATCCTGCTGCTCGCGACGCACGAGTTCAAGACCGGCCTCGACACGCCCTACCGCGTGATCATCAACGAAGCGATCGAACTCGCGAAGTCCTACGGCGCGACCGACGGCCACCGCTTCGTCAACGGCGTGCTCGACAAGCTCGCCGCGAAGCTGCGCGCACCGGAAGTTGCCGCGGCGCGCGAGGGCGGCAAGTCCTGA
- a CDS encoding riboflavin synthase, whose protein sequence is MFSGIVAACGRIERIDPLQDGVRLTVDTNGLDLSDVQIGDSIANSGVCLTVIAMEGANALFDVSRETLNCTAGLDAVGNEVNLEKALRLADRLGGHLVTGHVDGVGEVVSFTPVGESHELVIRAPAALAGYIARKGSITVNGVSLTVNRVESREFSINLIPHTVAVTNLKHLKAGSRVNLEIDLIARYCERLLAWREEAAQ, encoded by the coding sequence ATGTTTTCCGGAATCGTGGCCGCCTGCGGCCGAATCGAACGCATTGATCCCCTGCAGGACGGCGTCCGCCTGACCGTCGACACCAACGGGCTGGACCTCTCCGACGTACAAATCGGGGACAGCATCGCCAACAGCGGCGTCTGCCTCACCGTCATCGCAATGGAAGGCGCAAACGCCCTCTTCGACGTCTCGCGCGAAACCCTCAACTGCACCGCCGGCCTCGACGCCGTCGGCAACGAAGTCAATCTCGAAAAGGCCCTGCGCCTCGCGGACCGACTCGGCGGCCACCTCGTCACCGGCCACGTCGACGGCGTCGGCGAAGTCGTCAGCTTCACGCCGGTCGGCGAAAGCCACGAACTCGTCATCCGCGCCCCGGCCGCGCTCGCCGGATACATCGCACGCAAAGGCTCCATCACCGTCAACGGCGTGAGCCTCACCGTCAATCGCGTCGAAAGCCGCGAATTCTCGATCAACCTGATCCCGCACACCGTCGCCGTCACCAATCTCAAGCACCTCAAAGCGGGCAGCCGCGTGAACCTCGAGATCGACCTGATCGCCCGTTACTGCGAACGCCTGCTGGCCTGGCGCGAGGAAGCCGCACAATGA
- a CDS encoding porin translates to MQRNTLTAIALAVAAAAPLAAQAQSNVTIYGLIDINLSAEHSGDQRFHGLAHSELNGTRLGFKGSEDLGNGLKAIFTLESGFNPGTGTSEQGGRLFGRQSFVGLEGGWGRFTLGRQYSPAFVAIDPFDSTGSSDRSVGLLSRKTGGVKPAYEVRFDNMVKYRSPEFAGFSVDTGYWFGEKPENAAGDASQRREGDGYGVTGLYNNGPLSASITTQTVFRDKTSGKVRTNGLGLSWDFGPAKAFLAYTQDRELGSQGEGKARTYDVGVAIKAGSQGTVAISYANRNESNDPKAEDAHGWSLYYMHDLSKRTTLYTGYSQLSNKDDANYSIGNLTPAAGDDHRVIMAGIRHKF, encoded by the coding sequence ATGCAAAGGAATACCTTGACCGCGATCGCGCTGGCGGTCGCCGCGGCGGCGCCGCTGGCCGCGCAGGCACAGTCGAACGTGACGATCTACGGGCTGATCGACATCAACCTGTCTGCCGAACACTCGGGCGACCAGCGCTTTCATGGCCTCGCACATAGCGAACTGAACGGCACGCGTCTGGGCTTCAAGGGGAGCGAGGATCTCGGCAACGGGCTGAAGGCGATCTTCACGCTGGAAAGCGGATTCAACCCCGGTACCGGCACATCCGAGCAGGGCGGGCGGCTTTTCGGTCGTCAGTCCTTCGTCGGCCTCGAAGGCGGTTGGGGACGCTTCACGCTGGGCCGCCAGTACTCGCCGGCCTTTGTCGCGATCGATCCCTTCGATTCGACCGGCAGCTCGGACCGCAGCGTCGGTCTGTTGTCGCGCAAGACGGGCGGCGTGAAACCCGCCTATGAGGTGCGTTTCGACAACATGGTGAAATACCGTTCGCCGGAGTTTGCGGGCTTTTCGGTCGACACCGGCTACTGGTTCGGAGAAAAGCCGGAGAACGCGGCCGGCGACGCGTCGCAGCGCCGCGAGGGAGACGGTTACGGCGTGACCGGCCTGTATAACAACGGCCCGCTGTCGGCGTCGATCACGACCCAGACGGTGTTCCGCGACAAGACCAGCGGCAAGGTGCGCACCAACGGCCTGGGCCTGTCGTGGGACTTCGGTCCGGCGAAGGCCTTCCTCGCCTACACGCAGGACCGCGAGCTCGGCAGCCAGGGTGAAGGCAAGGCGCGCACCTACGACGTCGGCGTCGCGATCAAGGCCGGTTCGCAGGGCACGGTCGCGATCAGCTACGCGAACCGCAACGAGTCGAACGATCCCAAGGCCGAGGATGCGCACGGCTGGTCGCTGTACTACATGCACGACCTGTCGAAGCGTACGACGCTGTACACGGGCTATTCGCAGCTCAGCAACAAGGACGACGCCAACTACTCGATCGGCAACCTGACCCCGGCCGCCGGCGACGATCACCGCGTGATCATGGCAGGCATCCGGCACAAGTTCTAA
- a CDS encoding DEAD/DEAH box helicase, translating to MTFNELGLNELLLKAIETTGYTVPTPVQMQAIPAAIGGADLMVSSHTGSGKTAAFTLPSLNRLVDRKPAPGAGPRVLVLTPTRELAQQVEKAVKTYGRHLRWLNTACLVGGAPFFAQVKQLSRPVDVVVATPGRLIDHLTRRKIKLSDVEVLILDEADRMLDMGFVEDIETIVAATPASRQTLLFSATLDGVVGSLASRMTRNAQRVEIAPTVENRGNIEQRLMMADNMVHKTRLLESLLGGDDLQQAVVFTATKRSAEEVSLALQEKGFAAAALHGDMHQTARNRTLDKLRQGRIGVLVATDVAARGIDVAGISHVINFDPPRQVEDYVHRIGRTGRAGRDGIAITMSGPREMGIIRAIERFTGKRLDVHVIEGLEPSARPTSPRRPAGGGDRKPGFGGRSSSGSWNRESRDSRPGANKGWGSDSQGAGRSGYGRDERPSFPREERSAAAPREDRGGFGRGEHRGGFGREENRGGFGRDEHRGSFNRDERAPRREGARFGEDRPEGARRPRPAARG from the coding sequence ATGACGTTCAACGAACTCGGTCTCAACGAACTGCTGCTCAAGGCCATCGAAACCACCGGCTACACGGTCCCGACTCCCGTTCAGATGCAGGCGATTCCCGCCGCGATCGGCGGCGCCGACCTGATGGTTTCGTCCCACACCGGCAGCGGCAAGACCGCCGCCTTCACGCTGCCCAGCCTCAACCGCCTCGTCGACCGCAAGCCCGCCCCCGGCGCCGGTCCGCGCGTGCTGGTACTGACCCCGACGCGCGAACTCGCGCAGCAAGTCGAGAAGGCCGTGAAGACCTACGGCCGCCACCTGCGCTGGCTCAATACCGCTTGCCTCGTCGGCGGCGCGCCCTTCTTCGCGCAGGTCAAGCAGCTGTCGCGCCCGGTTGACGTCGTCGTCGCCACCCCGGGCCGCCTGATCGACCACCTGACCCGCCGCAAGATCAAGCTGTCGGATGTCGAAGTCCTGATTCTCGACGAAGCCGACCGCATGCTCGACATGGGCTTCGTGGAAGACATCGAGACCATCGTCGCTGCCACCCCGGCCTCCCGCCAGACGCTGCTCTTCTCGGCGACCCTCGACGGCGTCGTCGGCAGCCTCGCCTCGCGCATGACGCGCAATGCGCAGCGCGTCGAGATCGCTCCGACGGTCGAGAACCGCGGGAACATCGAACAGCGCTTGATGATGGCCGACAACATGGTGCACAAGACGCGTCTGCTCGAATCGCTGCTCGGCGGCGACGACCTGCAGCAGGCCGTGGTGTTCACCGCGACCAAGCGCAGCGCCGAGGAAGTTTCGCTCGCGCTGCAGGAAAAGGGCTTCGCCGCGGCCGCGCTGCATGGCGACATGCACCAGACCGCGCGTAACCGCACGCTCGACAAGCTGCGTCAGGGCCGCATCGGCGTGCTCGTCGCGACCGACGTCGCCGCCCGCGGCATCGACGTCGCCGGCATCAGCCACGTCATCAACTTCGACCCGCCGCGCCAGGTCGAGGACTACGTGCACCGCATCGGCCGCACCGGCCGCGCCGGCCGTGACGGCATCGCGATCACGATGTCCGGCCCGCGCGAGATGGGCATCATCCGCGCAATCGAGCGCTTCACCGGCAAGCGCCTCGACGTGCACGTCATCGAAGGCCTCGAGCCGAGCGCGCGTCCGACCTCGCCGCGTCGCCCCGCTGGCGGTGGCGACCGCAAGCCGGGCTTCGGCGGCCGTTCGTCGTCCGGTTCGTGGAACCGCGAATCGCGCGACAGCCGTCCGGGCGCGAACAAGGGCTGGGGCTCGGATTCGCAGGGTGCCGGCCGTTCCGGCTATGGCCGCGACGAGCGTCCGAGCTTCCCGCGTGAAGAACGGTCCGCTGCTGCTCCGCGCGAAGACCGCGGCGGCTTCGGCCGTGGCGAACATCGCGGCGGCTTCGGTCGCGAGGAGAATCGCGGCGGTTTCGGCCGCGACGAGCATCGTGGCAGCTTCAACCGTGACGAGCGCGCCCCGCGTCGCGAAGGCGCCCGCTTCGGCGAGGATCGTCCGGAAGGCGCGCGTCGTCCGCGTCCCGCCGCACGTGGCTGA
- a CDS encoding HU family DNA-binding protein, whose protein sequence is MNKGEFVEALADRLDVSRAQADRALSTVLDIVAERMAAGEKVAFTGFGSFEVSERAERTGRNPQTGATIKIAATRVPKFTPGATLKGAVNGK, encoded by the coding sequence ATGAACAAAGGTGAATTCGTCGAAGCCCTGGCTGACCGTCTGGACGTTTCGCGCGCGCAGGCCGATCGTGCCCTGTCCACCGTGCTGGACATCGTCGCCGAGCGCATGGCTGCCGGCGAGAAGGTTGCCTTCACGGGTTTCGGTTCGTTCGAAGTGTCCGAGCGTGCCGAGCGCACCGGCCGCAATCCCCAGACCGGTGCCACGATCAAGATCGCCGCGACCCGCGTGCCGAAGTTCACGCCGGGCGCAACCCTGAAGGGCGCCGTGAACGGCAAGTAA
- the cutA gene encoding divalent-cation tolerance protein CutA gives MTDTLIVLTNLPDAATADALAARLVEARLVACVNILAPCRSVYRWQGAVERAEEIPLLMKTTAERYPALEAAIREQHPYELPEIVAVPVMRGLPAYLDWVAAETALAPTDGAPPPSAK, from the coding sequence ATGACCGACACCCTGATCGTGCTGACGAACCTGCCCGACGCCGCCACGGCCGACGCGCTCGCCGCCCGCCTCGTCGAAGCGCGCCTCGTCGCCTGCGTGAACATCCTCGCCCCCTGCCGCTCCGTGTACCGCTGGCAGGGCGCGGTCGAGCGCGCCGAGGAAATCCCGCTGCTGATGAAGACCACCGCCGAGCGCTACCCGGCGCTCGAGGCGGCGATCCGCGAGCAACATCCCTACGAACTTCCCGAGATTGTCGCTGTCCCTGTAATGCGGGGACTTCCGGCGTATCTCGACTGGGTCGCTGCAGAGACGGCACTGGCACCCACCGACGGTGCGCCGCCCCCGTCCGCCAAATGA
- a CDS encoding amino acid aminotransferase, producing MFEHIDPYPGDPILTLVETFMQDPRPHKVNLSIGLYYDEQGRIPLLGSVQKAEAAYYATPSPRPYLPMEGAADYRAAVQKLLFGTDSEALKAGRIATIQTIGGSGALKVGADFLKRYFPSSEVWVSTPTWDNHRSIFEGAGIQVHDYPYYDPETCGVRFPEMIAKLKTLPAKGIVLLHPCCHNPTGVDLSQAQWREVIGVLVERDLIPFLDIAYQGFGDNLDDDAFAIRALADAGISFFVSNSFSKNLSFYGERCGGLSVVCKDAEEAGRVLGQLKFTVRRNYSSPPLHGGRITAAVMNDAKLYGEWVGEVAEMRERIKAMRQKLYDVLSSTVPGRDFSYFLKQRGMFSYTGLTAQQVDRLRDEFAVYLISSGRMCVAGLNTRNIDYVASSMAAVLKG from the coding sequence ATGTTCGAACACATTGATCCCTATCCCGGCGATCCGATCCTGACGCTGGTCGAGACCTTCATGCAGGACCCGCGTCCGCACAAGGTCAATCTGAGCATCGGCTTGTACTACGACGAGCAGGGCCGCATTCCGCTGCTGGGTTCGGTGCAGAAGGCCGAGGCGGCCTATTACGCGACGCCGTCGCCGCGTCCCTACCTGCCGATGGAAGGTGCCGCGGACTACCGCGCTGCGGTGCAAAAGCTCCTCTTCGGCACCGACAGCGAAGCGCTGAAGGCGGGCCGCATCGCGACGATCCAGACGATCGGCGGTTCGGGCGCGCTGAAGGTCGGCGCAGATTTCCTGAAGCGTTACTTCCCGTCGAGCGAGGTGTGGGTCAGCACGCCGACCTGGGACAACCACCGCTCGATCTTCGAAGGCGCCGGCATCCAGGTTCACGACTACCCGTACTACGATCCCGAGACCTGCGGCGTGCGCTTCCCCGAGATGATCGCGAAGCTGAAGACGCTGCCGGCGAAGGGCATCGTGCTGCTGCATCCGTGCTGCCACAACCCGACCGGCGTCGACCTGTCGCAGGCGCAGTGGCGCGAAGTGATCGGCGTGCTCGTCGAGCGCGACCTGATCCCCTTCCTCGACATCGCCTACCAGGGCTTCGGCGACAACCTCGACGACGACGCCTTCGCGATCCGTGCGCTGGCGGATGCCGGCATCAGCTTCTTCGTCAGCAACTCGTTTTCGAAGAACCTGTCCTTCTACGGCGAGCGCTGCGGCGGCCTATCGGTCGTGTGCAAGGATGCCGAGGAAGCCGGCCGCGTGCTCGGCCAGCTGAAATTCACCGTGCGCCGCAACTACTCGAGCCCGCCGCTGCATGGCGGACGCATCACCGCCGCCGTGATGAACGATGCGAAGCTCTATGGAGAGTGGGTCGGCGAGGTCGCCGAGATGCGCGAACGCATCAAGGCGATGCGGCAGAAGCTGTATGACGTGCTCAGCTCGACAGTGCCGGGGCGCGACTTCAGTTATTTCCTGAAGCAGCGTGGCATGTTCAGCTACACGGGGCTCACCGCGCAGCAGGTCGACCGCCTGCGCGACGAGTTTGCGGTGTATCTCATCAGCTCGGGCCGGATGTGCGTCGCCGGGCTCAACACCCGCAACATCGACTACGTCGCATCGTCGATGGCGGCGGTGCTGAAGGGCTGA
- a CDS encoding ATP citrate lyase citrate-binding domain-containing protein → MQITGMLHGAKLLRFADFPTPEVLGPDASEEDIKDLIERHGSVFVKPVFKGGVGKKGKAGLIGRAKDLKTALAEKERLYFVEHCHGNQVAKANGVTFEAAVPAEHEVYFSITDATQFRAPTMTLTHCGGMDIEELEPSKVARIPFDPLTGLKAFVVANALADIGAPKEIISPLVQQLPKLWELYHDFGMTTLELNPIRMRADRRGRLTPVACDFKCGFDRDDPRWHRLDLPAHLFAADYSDFEQEINQLRTHQGQSDVYVINEHGTILAPTFGGGANSLVTEMLGDDAIISSDFGGNPPYEKMKSVASICFKHWLAQSNVLFVIGGKSNNTDIFETFRAMADALREHFSRNGPTPLYVVVGRGGPNLVRGMGVMRDTCEALGIPYRLFGFDSAMSEVVDYAREVNEWMKAGGRDEIARRLGLATAA, encoded by the coding sequence ATGCAGATCACGGGCATGCTTCACGGCGCCAAGCTGTTGCGCTTTGCCGACTTCCCCACCCCCGAGGTGCTCGGCCCCGACGCCAGCGAGGAGGACATCAAGGACCTGATCGAGCGCCACGGCTCGGTGTTCGTCAAGCCGGTATTCAAGGGCGGCGTCGGCAAGAAGGGCAAGGCGGGCCTGATCGGCCGCGCGAAGGACCTGAAGACCGCGCTCGCCGAGAAGGAGCGTCTGTATTTCGTCGAGCACTGCCATGGCAACCAGGTCGCCAAGGCCAACGGTGTGACTTTCGAGGCGGCGGTGCCGGCCGAGCATGAGGTGTATTTCTCGATCACCGACGCGACCCAGTTCCGCGCGCCGACGATGACGCTGACGCACTGCGGCGGCATGGACATCGAGGAGCTCGAGCCGTCGAAAGTCGCGCGCATCCCGTTCGATCCGCTGACCGGCCTGAAGGCCTTCGTCGTCGCCAACGCGCTCGCCGACATCGGCGCGCCGAAGGAGATCATCTCGCCGCTGGTGCAGCAGCTGCCGAAGCTGTGGGAGCTCTATCACGACTTCGGCATGACGACCCTCGAATTGAATCCGATCCGCATGCGCGCGGACCGCCGCGGGCGGCTGACGCCGGTCGCGTGCGACTTCAAATGCGGCTTCGACCGCGACGATCCGCGCTGGCATCGGCTGGACCTGCCGGCGCATCTGTTCGCCGCGGACTACTCGGACTTCGAGCAGGAGATCAATCAGCTGCGCACCCACCAGGGGCAGAGCGACGTCTACGTGATCAACGAGCACGGCACGATCCTCGCGCCGACCTTCGGCGGCGGGGCGAATTCGCTCGTCACCGAGATGCTCGGCGACGACGCGATCATCTCGTCGGACTTCGGTGGCAATCCGCCCTACGAAAAGATGAAGTCGGTCGCGTCGATCTGCTTCAAGCACTGGCTCGCGCAGTCGAACGTTCTCTTCGTGATCGGCGGCAAGTCCAACAACACCGACATCTTCGAGACCTTCCGCGCGATGGCCGACGCGCTGCGCGAGCACTTCTCGCGCAACGGGCCGACGCCGCTTTATGTCGTCGTCGGCCGCGGGGGGCCGAACCTCGTGCGCGGCATGGGCGTGATGCGTGACACCTGCGAGGCGCTGGGTATTCCGTATCGCCTCTTCGGCTTCGACTCGGCGATGAGCGAAGTCGTCGATTACGCGCGCGAAGTCAATGAATGGATGAAGGCCGGCGGGCGCGACGAGATCGCGCGCAGGCTCGGGCTGGCCACGGCTGCCTGA
- the ribBA gene encoding bifunctional 3,4-dihydroxy-2-butanone-4-phosphate synthase/GTP cyclohydrolase II, whose translation MTALSPITEIVEEIRAGRMVVLVDEEDRENEGDLVLAAEHVTPEAINFMAKFGRGLICLTLTEARCKQLDLHLMVRNNRSPHGTAFTTSIEAAEGVTTGISAHDRSRTVEAAVARNAKPTDIVQPGHIFPLMAQNGGVLIRAGHTEAGCDLASLAGLEPAAVICEILKDDGTMARLPDLVEFAKEHGLKIGAIRDLIQYRSAHEHLVERVTEKDVDTPHGRFRLSAFEDKTTGEVHFALSKGEIRPERETLVRVHEPISVVDFLDPESGSHSFPVNQALARLAQAEQGVIVLLYRPQSGSELLAGLRGDGKPAVKWDARLFGVGAQILRDLKVGKMRLLASPRKIPSMAGFGLEITGFVEPV comes from the coding sequence ATGACCGCCCTGTCCCCGATCACCGAAATCGTCGAAGAAATCCGCGCCGGCCGCATGGTCGTGCTCGTCGATGAAGAAGACCGCGAAAACGAAGGCGACCTTGTCCTCGCCGCCGAGCACGTCACGCCCGAAGCCATCAACTTCATGGCCAAATTCGGCCGCGGCCTGATCTGCCTGACGCTCACCGAAGCGCGCTGCAAACAGCTCGACCTGCACCTGATGGTGCGCAACAACCGCTCGCCGCACGGCACCGCCTTCACGACCTCGATCGAAGCCGCCGAAGGCGTCACGACCGGCATCTCCGCGCATGACCGCTCGCGCACCGTCGAAGCCGCCGTCGCGCGCAACGCCAAGCCCACCGACATCGTCCAGCCCGGCCACATCTTCCCGCTGATGGCGCAGAACGGCGGCGTGCTGATCCGCGCCGGCCACACCGAAGCCGGCTGCGACCTCGCCTCGCTCGCCGGGCTCGAACCCGCCGCCGTGATCTGCGAAATCCTCAAGGACGACGGCACGATGGCCCGCCTGCCGGACCTCGTCGAATTCGCCAAGGAACACGGCCTCAAGATCGGCGCAATCCGCGACCTGATCCAGTACCGCTCGGCGCATGAACACCTCGTCGAACGCGTCACCGAAAAGGACGTCGACACCCCGCACGGCCGCTTCCGTTTGTCGGCCTTCGAAGACAAGACCACCGGCGAAGTGCACTTCGCGTTGTCAAAAGGCGAGATCCGCCCCGAGCGCGAAACCCTCGTGCGCGTGCATGAACCGATCTCGGTCGTCGACTTCCTCGACCCCGAAAGCGGCAGTCACAGCTTCCCGGTCAACCAGGCCCTCGCGCGCCTCGCCCAGGCCGAACAGGGCGTCATCGTGCTGCTCTACCGCCCGCAGTCGGGCTCGGAGCTCCTCGCCGGCCTGCGCGGCGACGGCAAGCCCGCCGTCAAGTGGGATGCCCGCCTCTTCGGCGTCGGCGCCCAGATCCTGCGCGACCTCAAGGTCGGCAAGATGCGTCTGCTCGCCAGCCCGCGCAAGATCCCGAGCATGGCCGGCTTCGGCCTCGAGATCACCGGCTTCGTCGAACCCGTCTGA
- the ribH gene encoding 6,7-dimethyl-8-ribityllumazine synthase — translation MARYDNITEFEPDLNGHGLRVGIVMSRFNQDVCEGLLSACTAELLKLGVSPDLVRIATVPGALEIPLTLQTMARSGRYDALIALGAVIRGETYHFELVSNEMGAGITRITLDTGVPIANGVLTTENDDQALARMQEKGSDCARCAVEMSKLLRMLK, via the coding sequence ATGGCCCGCTACGACAACATCACCGAATTCGAACCCGACCTGAACGGCCACGGCCTGCGCGTCGGCATCGTCATGAGCCGCTTCAACCAGGACGTGTGCGAAGGCCTGCTGTCGGCCTGCACCGCCGAACTGCTGAAGCTCGGCGTGTCGCCCGATCTCGTGCGGATCGCCACCGTCCCCGGCGCGCTCGAAATCCCGCTGACGCTGCAAACGATGGCACGCAGCGGCCGCTACGACGCGCTGATCGCGCTCGGCGCGGTGATCCGCGGCGAGACCTACCACTTCGAGCTCGTCTCGAACGAAATGGGCGCCGGCATCACCCGCATCACCCTCGACACCGGCGTGCCCATCGCCAACGGCGTGCTGACGACCGAGAACGACGACCAGGCCCTCGCCCGCATGCAGGAAAAGGGCAGCGACTGCGCCCGCTGCGCAGTCGAGATGTCCAAACTGCTGCGGATGCTGAAATGA
- a CDS encoding protein-disulfide reductase DsbD, producing the protein MHRLLSLIALVASLLSLAPAVHAAGSPMRPEEAYVLSAQALDAQTVEVTYKIADEYYLYGDKFRFRAEADGVEFGTPQRPPGKVKKDEFFGEVETYRKSVTILLPVTAPQGVTKFRLTATSQGCWDGGICYPPNSQGADIDLLAKPVKTGGNFLDGLLGGDKAASTSGAMSTTNASFEGDESGRIAGLLRDASVPLILVSFFGFGLLLAFTPCTFPMIPILSGIIVGHGHHISRGRALLLSLAYVLGMAVTYALAGVAAGMSGTMLSAALQNAWVLGSFALVFVVLSLSMFGFYELQLPTALQSRLSDTASHQKGGSLGGVVVMGVLSALIVGPCVAAPLAGALLYIAQTGNAVLGGAALFVMALGMGAPLIAVGVAARSVLPKAGPWMDGVKKAFGVMLLGVAIWLVTPVVPSLVPMIAWGALLLFSGIFLRALDPLPTNARGWQRFWKGIGIVALIGGGAILVGALAGSRDPLQPLAVLRSEATAAPGPQSATQPTFQRVTSIADLEAKIAAADRPVMLDFYADWCVSCKEMEHLTFSEPAVASRMNRMLLLQADVTANSDDDKALLKRFNLFGPPGIIFFDGKGQERNNLRVVGFMKADAFGNILDRALR; encoded by the coding sequence ATGCACCGTCTCCTGTCACTGATCGCGCTCGTCGCCAGCCTGCTTTCCCTCGCCCCCGCCGTCCACGCTGCCGGTTCCCCGATGCGCCCCGAAGAGGCCTACGTGCTCTCGGCCCAGGCGCTCGATGCGCAGACCGTCGAAGTCACCTACAAGATCGCCGACGAGTACTACCTTTACGGCGACAAGTTCCGCTTCCGCGCCGAAGCGGACGGCGTCGAATTCGGCACGCCGCAGCGCCCGCCCGGCAAGGTCAAGAAGGACGAGTTCTTCGGCGAGGTCGAGACCTACCGCAAGTCGGTGACCATCCTGCTGCCGGTGACCGCCCCGCAGGGCGTCACCAAGTTCCGCCTCACGGCGACGAGCCAGGGCTGCTGGGACGGCGGCATCTGCTACCCGCCGAACTCGCAGGGCGCCGACATCGACCTCCTCGCGAAGCCCGTCAAGACTGGCGGCAACTTCCTCGACGGCCTCCTGGGCGGTGACAAGGCGGCAAGTACCAGTGGCGCCATGAGCACCACCAACGCCAGCTTCGAAGGCGACGAAAGCGGCCGCATCGCCGGCCTGCTGCGCGACGCGAGCGTCCCGCTCATCCTCGTCAGCTTCTTCGGCTTCGGCCTGCTGCTCGCCTTCACCCCCTGCACCTTCCCGATGATCCCCATCCTGTCGGGCATCATCGTCGGCCACGGCCACCACATCTCGCGCGGCCGCGCGCTGCTCCTCTCGCTCGCCTACGTCCTCGGCATGGCCGTCACTTACGCACTCGCCGGCGTCGCGGCCGGCATGTCCGGCACGATGCTGTCGGCCGCGCTGCAGAACGCCTGGGTGCTCGGCAGCTTCGCGCTCGTCTTCGTCGTGCTGTCGCTGTCGATGTTCGGCTTCTACGAACTGCAACTGCCGACCGCGCTGCAAAGCCGCCTCTCCGACACCGCCAGCCACCAGAAAGGCGGTAGCCTCGGCGGCGTGGTCGTGATGGGCGTGCTCTCCGCGCTGATCGTCGGCCCCTGCGTCGCCGCCCCGCTCGCCGGCGCGCTGCTCTACATCGCGCAGACCGGCAACGCCGTCCTCGGCGGCGCCGCCCTCTTCGTGATGGCCCTCGGCATGGGCGCCCCGCTGATCGCCGTCGGCGTCGCCGCCCGATCGGTGCTCCCCAAGGCCGGCCCGTGGATGGACGGCGTCAAGAAAGCGTTCGGCGTCATGCTGCTCGGCGTCGCGATCTGGCTCGTCACGCCGGTCGTGCCGTCGCTCGTGCCGATGATCGCCTGGGGCGCGCTGCTGCTCTTCTCCGGCATCTTCCTGCGCGCCCTCGACCCGCTACCGACCAACGCCCGCGGCTGGCAGCGCTTCTGGAAAGGCATCGGCATCGTCGCGCTGATCGGTGGCGGCGCCATCCTCGTCGGCGCACTCGCCGGCTCGCGCGACCCGTTGCAACCGCTCGCCGTGCTGCGCTCCGAAGCCACGGCCGCCCCCGGCCCGCAGTCCGCCACCCAACCGACCTTCCAGCGCGTCACCTCCATTGCCGACCTCGAAGCCAAAATCGCCGCCGCCGACCGCCCGGTGATGCTCGACTTCTATGCCGACTGGTGCGTGTCCTGCAAGGAAATGGAACACCTCACCTTCAGCGAGCCCGCCGTCGCCAGCCGCATGAACCGCATGCTGCTGCTGCAGGCCGACGTCACCGCCAACAGCGACGACGACAAGGCGCTCCTCAAGCGCTTCAACCTCTTCGGCCCGCCCGGAATCATCTTCTTCGACGGCAAAGGCCAGGAACGCAACAATCTTCGCGTCGTCGGTTTCATGAAGGCGGACGCCTTCGGCAACATCCTCGACCGCGCGCTGCGCTAA